A window of Bacteroidota bacterium contains these coding sequences:
- a CDS encoding type II toxin-antitoxin system HicB family antitoxin has protein sequence MLQLNYSLIIEATEEPDYFGFYSPELEGFTGIGHSIEDCLYKARFGMIERVNLLREQGLPIPSEVYL, from the coding sequence ATGTTACAATTAAATTATTCATTAATTATTGAAGCGACTGAAGAACCTGACTATTTCGGTTTTTATTCACCGGAGTTAGAAGGATTTACCGGAATCGGTCATTCAATCGAAGATTGTTTATATAAAGCAAGATTTGGTATGATAGAACGTGTAAATCTGTTGCGAGAGCAAGGTTTACCTATTCCTTCTGAGGTTTATTTATGA
- the ssnA gene encoding putative aminohydrolase SsnA has protein sequence MSQYLLKNGTILNLFPSEFKQNDVRISDGKIIETGKSLKQKAGEEVVDCSGKFIMPGLVNSHTHLYSALARGMSGTKKPPANFVEILDKVWWKLDEALDEESVYYSALVGAIEAVKYGTTTLIDHHAAPNFISGSLDVIQKAMSDIGMRGILCYETTDRGGMKKRDKGLQENERFLLKNQNNPNFRGMIGAHASFTLSEDSMKKLGELVKKHKSGIHIHVAEAKADVFDAEENYKVNIIDRLENHGLLTNSSIIAHGVHLTAKEISKVSKYKTWLIHNPRSNMNNRVGYAPLNLFGERTALGTDGFPADMFEEAKIGFFRNQESVHQTRFTRIAEMLQTGQMIVSEFFGEKFGVISKGSQADLVILDYKSPTPLSKENLIGHFIFGMNSSIVESVMINGKWVMWNRQFFGVDEEVVMREAQKVTQKFWKRMND, from the coding sequence ATGTCTCAATACTTACTTAAAAACGGTACTATTCTAAATTTATTCCCCTCTGAATTTAAACAAAATGATGTTCGAATTTCAGATGGAAAAATTATTGAAACAGGGAAATCTTTAAAGCAAAAAGCGGGCGAGGAAGTAGTCGATTGTTCCGGTAAATTCATTATGCCCGGACTCGTGAACTCGCACACTCATCTCTATTCTGCGCTTGCGCGAGGAATGTCGGGTACCAAAAAGCCTCCTGCAAACTTCGTTGAAATCCTGGATAAAGTATGGTGGAAACTTGATGAGGCATTAGATGAAGAATCGGTTTACTACAGCGCACTCGTTGGCGCAATTGAAGCTGTTAAATATGGTACCACAACTTTAATCGACCACCACGCAGCGCCAAATTTTATTTCAGGATCACTAGATGTAATTCAAAAGGCGATGAGCGACATAGGTATGCGTGGAATCCTTTGTTACGAAACCACCGACCGCGGCGGAATGAAAAAAAGAGATAAAGGGTTGCAGGAGAACGAAAGATTTCTTTTAAAGAATCAGAACAATCCGAATTTTAGGGGAATGATTGGCGCGCACGCATCTTTTACTTTGAGCGAAGATTCCATGAAAAAACTGGGTGAGTTGGTTAAAAAGCATAAAAGCGGAATACATATCCACGTTGCTGAAGCTAAGGCAGATGTGTTTGATGCAGAAGAAAATTACAAAGTTAACATCATTGACCGATTGGAAAATCACGGCTTACTTACAAATAGTTCAATTATCGCTCATGGTGTTCACCTTACCGCGAAAGAGATTTCTAAAGTCAGCAAATATAAGACGTGGTTAATTCATAATCCAAGATCGAATATGAATAACCGAGTTGGTTATGCGCCGCTGAATTTATTCGGTGAACGAACCGCTCTCGGAACTGACGGTTTTCCTGCCGATATGTTCGAGGAAGCAAAGATAGGTTTTTTTAGAAATCAGGAATCAGTTCATCAAACAAGATTCACAAGAATTGCTGAAATGCTTCAAACCGGACAGATGATTGTCTCTGAGTTTTTCGGAGAAAAGTTTGGGGTGATTTCAAAAGGCAGTCAAGCCGATTTAGTTATACTCGATTACAAATCTCCTACGCCATTATCTAAAGAAAATTTAATCGGGCATTTTATTTTCGGTATGAACTCATCAATTGTCGAGAGTGTAATGATAAACGGCAAATGGGTGATGTGGAACCGGCAATTTTTTGGAGTCGATGAGGAAGTTGTGATGAGAGAAGCACAAAAGGTTACACAGAAGTTTTGGAAAAGGATGAATGATTAA
- the xdhB gene encoding xanthine dehydrogenase molybdopterin binding subunit, with amino-acid sequence MKDSIPHDSAFGHVTGEAVYIDDILVNEQLLIGKVVYSPYAHAKIKSFDLTEAKKVHGVHAVLSYKDIPGHNQMGPVIKDEPVLAENEVTCVGQAVFLVAAETEEQCRQAEKLIKVEYEPLDAILDIETAIEKNNLLGPPRKMERGDADSAFKLAKHIIRGELRTGAQEHWYLETQACLSIPGEGNEINVFSSTQHPSETQTLVAEVLRINRNEVVVEVRRMGGGFGGKETQGNHVACWSALLCNAAKRPVKIRLFRDDDMIMTGKRHRYITKYEVGFDDEGEITALKLEFNSDGGAATDLSFAIMERTMLHADNSYYIPNMSVTALVWKTNLPSNTAFRGFGGPQGMAAMETVIDRVAKYLHKDPTEIRYKNFYGIETRNVTHYGQTVENNRLYLIYDKLIKSSEYEKRRKEIDDFNSKNEFCKKGLALTPVKFGISFTTTFLNQAGAQVNVYTDGTILVNHGGTEMGQGLNTKIQQIAAAEFGVSTEKVKVNATNTSKIPNTSATAASSGSDMNGMAVKNAIDKIKNRISEEVVKLFNEQQSINPSIQSSVIFRDDFIIDSDNSDRRISFVDAMRQMNLRQVSLSSTGFYKTPDIGWDKIRGQGKPFFYYSFGMGVSEVIVDILTGQHTLLRTDIVQDVGDSINPGIDIGQVEGGFIQGVGWCTTEEIKWDSKGNLMTHSPDTYKIPTVQDIPKDFRVGLLENVPNPIGTIRRSKAVGEPPFMLSLSVWLAIKDAISSVANHEMEPEFSLPATNEVILMAIEKLKRTRIEKNMKGRII; translated from the coding sequence ATGAAAGATTCTATTCCCCACGATTCCGCTTTTGGTCATGTTACCGGTGAAGCCGTGTATATAGACGACATACTCGTGAACGAGCAACTTCTCATCGGCAAAGTAGTTTACAGTCCTTATGCTCATGCAAAAATCAAGTCGTTTGATTTGACTGAAGCCAAGAAAGTTCATGGTGTCCATGCAGTTTTATCGTATAAAGATATTCCCGGACACAATCAGATGGGACCGGTCATAAAAGATGAACCGGTGCTCGCAGAAAACGAAGTAACTTGTGTCGGTCAGGCGGTGTTCCTCGTTGCCGCAGAAACTGAAGAACAATGCCGCCAAGCTGAAAAATTAATAAAAGTAGAGTACGAACCTCTCGATGCTATTTTGGATATCGAGACAGCAATAGAAAAAAATAATTTGTTAGGTCCACCACGTAAAATGGAAAGGGGTGATGCCGACTCGGCTTTTAAATTGGCGAAGCATATTATTCGCGGTGAACTTCGAACGGGTGCGCAGGAACATTGGTATCTTGAAACTCAGGCATGTCTCAGTATTCCTGGCGAAGGGAATGAAATCAACGTTTTCAGTTCAACTCAGCATCCGTCAGAAACTCAAACACTGGTTGCCGAAGTTCTCCGTATCAATCGAAATGAAGTCGTAGTAGAAGTCAGACGTATGGGCGGCGGCTTTGGTGGTAAGGAAACTCAAGGTAATCACGTTGCGTGTTGGTCGGCGCTATTGTGCAACGCTGCTAAACGTCCTGTAAAAATCAGATTGTTCCGTGATGACGATATGATAATGACGGGTAAGCGGCATCGTTATATTACGAAATATGAAGTCGGGTTTGATGATGAAGGTGAAATTACAGCATTGAAACTCGAGTTTAATAGCGATGGTGGAGCGGCAACGGATTTATCATTCGCGATTATGGAACGAACAATGCTTCACGCCGATAATTCTTACTACATTCCAAATATGTCAGTTACTGCGCTCGTTTGGAAAACGAATCTTCCATCCAATACTGCATTTCGGGGATTTGGCGGACCACAAGGAATGGCTGCAATGGAAACCGTAATAGACCGTGTCGCAAAATATCTACATAAAGACCCAACAGAAATTCGATATAAGAATTTTTATGGAATTGAAACACGCAACGTTACACACTACGGACAAACAGTCGAAAACAATCGACTCTATCTGATATATGACAAGTTGATCAAATCCTCTGAGTACGAAAAACGACGGAAAGAAATTGACGATTTTAATTCGAAGAATGAGTTTTGTAAAAAGGGGTTAGCTCTTACGCCTGTGAAGTTCGGTATTTCTTTCACGACCACATTTCTCAATCAAGCCGGGGCGCAAGTGAATGTTTACACTGACGGAACAATTCTCGTCAATCATGGCGGCACTGAGATGGGACAAGGACTTAATACAAAAATCCAGCAAATTGCCGCAGCTGAGTTTGGAGTGAGTACTGAAAAAGTAAAAGTAAATGCGACCAATACTTCCAAAATTCCTAACACTTCAGCTACGGCTGCATCTTCAGGTTCCGATATGAATGGTATGGCAGTTAAAAATGCAATCGATAAAATAAAAAATAGAATTTCGGAAGAAGTTGTAAAATTATTTAATGAACAACAATCCATTAATCCATCAATCCAATCATCCGTCATCTTTAGAGATGATTTCATTATCGACTCCGACAATTCCGATCGTCGAATTTCGTTTGTCGATGCAATGAGACAAATGAACTTGAGGCAAGTGAGTTTAAGTTCAACAGGTTTTTACAAAACTCCCGATATCGGCTGGGATAAAATCAGAGGGCAAGGCAAGCCTTTCTTTTACTATTCTTTCGGGATGGGAGTATCGGAAGTTATAGTAGATATTTTAACCGGTCAGCACACGCTTTTAAGAACAGATATTGTCCAAGATGTAGGCGATTCGATAAATCCCGGAATTGATATAGGACAGGTTGAAGGCGGTTTCATCCAAGGCGTTGGCTGGTGCACAACGGAAGAAATTAAATGGGACAGTAAAGGGAATCTGATGACTCACTCGCCGGATACATACAAGATTCCAACTGTTCAGGATATTCCTAAAGATTTTCGTGTTGGACTTTTGGAAAATGTGCCAAATCCTATCGGCACAATACGGCGGAGCAAAGCGGTTGGTGAGCCGCCGTTTATGCTTTCGCTTTCTGTTTGGCTTGCGATTAAAGATGCGATTTCTTCGGTTGCGAATCACGAGATGGAGCCGGAGTTTTCTCTGCCTGCGACTAATGAAGTAATTCTGATGGCGATTGAAAAGTTGAAACGGACAAGGATTGAAAAAAATATGAAAGGACGAATTATTTAA
- a CDS encoding xanthine dehydrogenase family protein molybdopterin-binding subunit: MDSQNQNKIIGSPQRRVDSIGKVTGTAKFAEDYNVLHQLYGKVLRSKYPHAKILSIDTSKAEQLEGVEAILTANDIPGNKVFGIVVKNQAILAIDKVRYLGDGIALVAAKTNEIAEQAIALIDVEYEPLPIIADPEESIKTDAVKIHGDDNTFVHHKVRKGDIEKGFAEADFILEKKFKTQFIEHSYIEPEAVLAELAEHGGVKITGSVQNLFSSRRSVAAALNLDLNKVQIIQATLGGSFGGKDEVMTSMCCRAALLCLKTGKPVKMVNTREESMLESYKRHPYVLYYKWGVKNDGSITAMEIKCIADGGAYASMSPFVTWRSVVQATGPYYCENVKTDVYAVYTNNNYTGAMRGFGSPQVNFAIESMMDELAEKVGKNPIEIRLQNGYERGAVTATGQKLDHNVSYKEVLRKAAEAINFEEKWEKYRSAQNTPIKKGIGLASSYRGVSLGAEGTDAVGTIVSVQTDGSVIVSSGITDMGQGAQTQMSQITAEVLGISMERIQFLNTNTSRVPDSGPTVASRGTIMSGSAAKKAAEIVKSTLLSVASEMTGVALQNLDIKNNYLVDVLNDQKLASFSELADECFNKGKPMYGLGWHKSPHTSWDEEHGQGDAYYTFVYGTNIAEIEVDTETGKVNVIDFVSAHDVGKAINRNTVLGQIYGGVAMGLGYGMLEEFEFENGIPKQLNFDEYLIATAMDVPPIKAIIVENEDAAGPFGAKSIGEPATELAAPALVNAIYNATGKRIYEIPANLERVLLGHKLTRTGERGSVQKEKEETLILDSCKTRTIEK, from the coding sequence ATGGATAGTCAAAATCAAAATAAAATAATCGGAAGCCCCCAAAGGCGGGTCGATTCCATTGGAAAAGTTACCGGAACCGCCAAATTTGCAGAGGATTATAATGTTCTCCATCAGTTATATGGAAAGGTGCTGCGATCCAAATATCCCCACGCAAAAATTCTTAGTATTGATACATCCAAAGCCGAACAGTTGGAAGGTGTTGAAGCAATTCTTACTGCAAACGACATCCCCGGCAATAAAGTTTTTGGCATTGTAGTCAAAAATCAAGCGATTCTTGCCATCGATAAGGTTCGATATTTAGGCGATGGCATCGCGCTGGTTGCTGCCAAGACAAATGAAATTGCCGAACAGGCAATAGCTTTAATTGATGTCGAATATGAACCTCTTCCTATAATCGCAGACCCCGAAGAATCAATTAAAACCGATGCAGTCAAAATTCACGGAGACGATAATACATTTGTTCACCACAAAGTTCGTAAGGGTGATATCGAGAAAGGTTTTGCCGAAGCAGATTTTATTTTAGAAAAGAAATTCAAAACTCAATTCATCGAACATTCATACATTGAGCCGGAAGCAGTTCTTGCAGAACTTGCAGAACACGGTGGAGTAAAAATAACCGGTTCGGTTCAAAATCTTTTTTCAAGTCGCCGCTCAGTCGCCGCAGCGTTAAACTTAGATTTGAATAAAGTTCAAATTATTCAAGCTACACTTGGCGGGTCATTCGGTGGTAAGGATGAAGTAATGACATCGATGTGCTGCCGCGCTGCTCTTTTGTGTTTGAAAACAGGTAAACCGGTTAAGATGGTGAACACTCGCGAAGAGTCGATGTTGGAAAGTTACAAACGGCATCCGTACGTTCTCTACTATAAATGGGGTGTAAAGAACGACGGCTCGATAACGGCAATGGAAATAAAGTGCATCGCAGACGGCGGCGCTTATGCATCGATGAGTCCATTTGTTACATGGCGATCGGTTGTTCAGGCAACAGGTCCATATTATTGTGAAAATGTGAAGACAGATGTTTACGCTGTTTACACGAACAACAACTACACTGGTGCGATGCGCGGATTTGGTTCACCGCAAGTGAATTTTGCAATCGAATCGATGATGGATGAGTTGGCAGAGAAAGTAGGTAAGAATCCGATTGAAATCCGACTTCAAAATGGATACGAGCGTGGTGCAGTAACTGCTACAGGACAAAAATTAGATCACAATGTAAGTTATAAAGAAGTTCTCAGGAAAGCTGCTGAAGCAATTAACTTTGAAGAGAAGTGGGAAAAGTATCGTTCTGCACAAAACACACCGATTAAAAAAGGTATCGGCTTGGCGAGTAGTTACCGCGGAGTTTCGTTGGGCGCCGAAGGTACCGACGCAGTCGGAACAATCGTGTCTGTTCAAACTGATGGCAGTGTAATAGTATCATCCGGAATTACAGATATGGGACAAGGTGCGCAAACTCAGATGTCTCAGATTACCGCCGAGGTACTCGGGATCTCGATGGAGCGAATCCAATTTCTCAATACGAATACAAGTCGTGTTCCTGATTCAGGTCCGACGGTTGCTTCGCGCGGAACTATCATGTCGGGGAGTGCGGCGAAGAAAGCGGCAGAGATAGTAAAATCAACTTTATTGAGCGTTGCCTCCGAAATGACAGGAGTCGCGCTGCAAAATCTCGATATTAAAAATAATTATCTCGTTGATGTGTTGAATGATCAGAAGCTCGCTTCATTTTCAGAATTAGCGGATGAGTGTTTTAACAAAGGCAAACCGATGTATGGACTCGGCTGGCACAAATCACCGCACACGAGTTGGGACGAAGAGCACGGGCAGGGTGATGCGTACTATACATTCGTTTACGGAACAAACATCGCCGAGATTGAAGTGGATACTGAAACCGGCAAAGTAAATGTTATCGATTTTGTATCGGCACACGATGTTGGAAAAGCAATAAATCGGAATACTGTTCTCGGACAAATTTACGGCGGTGTTGCAATGGGGCTGGGTTACGGAATGCTTGAAGAATTTGAATTCGAGAATGGAATTCCTAAACAATTAAATTTTGATGAATATCTGATTGCAACGGCGATGGATGTCCCTCCAATTAAAGCGATTATTGTAGAAAATGAAGACGCTGCAGGTCCCTTCGGTGCAAAATCGATTGGCGAACCAGCAACTGAATTGGCAGCTCCTGCACTTGTAAATGCAATTTACAATGCTACCGGAAAAAGAATTTATGAAATACCCGCAAATCTTGAGAGAGTTCTTCTTGGTCATAAATTAACCCGCACAGGTGAACGCGGATCCGTTCAAAAAGAAAAGGAAGAAACTCTAATTCTTGATTCCTGTAAAACCCGAACGATTGAGAAATGA
- the thrC gene encoding threonine synthase, which yields MLAETSERLQNMLTNFVTSLKCLKCGKEYPADNRFTCTDCGIQGILDVQYDYGKIRNSEFEIRNRPFDHWRYKELLPVSPSIPFPHLHIGWTPVYDVPRLAKYIGISKLYLKDDGRNPTNSFKDRASSVGVMKAIEFGFGEIACASTGNAASSLAGFSAAVGLKSFIFVPKRAPEPKLTQLLIFGATVLRVNGTYEQAFDLCGEACKKFGWYNRSSGINPYLVEGKKTAGLEIAEQLRKNMPDWVVVSVGDGCTIGGIGKGLQEMKKLRFIDRVPRLLGVQAEGAKPIYNAFNSGKDLIPSVTNTIADSIAVGTPRNWRRAIQQVRLSHGEMITVSDEEILEAMRVTARLGGVFGEPAGVTGSAGLHKALQKSIVKANESALVVITGNGLKDIQSAKKATGEVIDIEPNLIDLEKKLK from the coding sequence ATGCTGGCAGAAACATCAGAAAGATTACAAAATATGTTAACCAACTTTGTTACTTCACTCAAATGTCTTAAATGCGGCAAAGAATATCCCGCTGATAATCGCTTTACCTGTACTGATTGCGGAATTCAAGGAATACTTGATGTGCAATACGACTATGGCAAAATTCGAAATTCGGAATTCGAAATTCGAAATCGTCCCTTCGACCACTGGCGTTACAAAGAACTTCTCCCGGTTTCCCCTAGTATTCCATTCCCTCATCTTCACATCGGCTGGACTCCGGTTTACGATGTCCCAAGACTCGCAAAGTATATTGGTATCTCAAAACTTTATCTTAAGGATGACGGTCGAAATCCAACTAATTCATTTAAGGATAGGGCAAGCTCTGTTGGTGTGATGAAAGCAATCGAGTTTGGTTTCGGTGAAATCGCTTGCGCCTCCACTGGAAATGCCGCATCATCGCTTGCAGGATTTTCAGCGGCGGTTGGTTTGAAAAGCTTTATATTTGTTCCAAAGCGTGCGCCCGAGCCAAAGTTAACCCAGTTACTAATTTTTGGTGCGACTGTTTTACGGGTTAACGGAACTTACGAGCAAGCATTTGATTTATGTGGAGAAGCGTGTAAGAAGTTTGGTTGGTACAACCGAAGCAGCGGAATTAATCCATACTTAGTTGAAGGTAAAAAGACCGCCGGACTTGAAATCGCTGAACAACTTCGCAAAAATATGCCCGACTGGGTTGTTGTCTCTGTTGGCGATGGCTGCACAATAGGCGGCATCGGCAAGGGTTTGCAGGAAATGAAAAAACTTAGATTTATTGATCGTGTTCCGAGATTGTTGGGCGTTCAGGCAGAAGGCGCCAAACCAATTTATAATGCTTTTAATTCGGGAAAGGATTTGATCCCATCCGTTACGAACACAATAGCTGATAGTATCGCAGTTGGAACACCACGTAACTGGAGAAGGGCGATTCAGCAAGTTAGATTGTCGCACGGTGAGATGATAACAGTGAGCGACGAAGAAATTTTAGAAGCAATGCGGGTTACAGCCCGACTCGGTGGAGTGTTTGGTGAGCCGGCTGGAGTAACGGGTTCAGCAGGTTTGCACAAAGCTCTTCAAAAAAGTATTGTGAAGGCGAACGAATCAGCGTTAGTTGTAATTACCGGAAATGGATTGAAAGATATTCAGTCAGCAAAAAAGGCAACAGGTGAGGTTATCGATATTGAACCAAACCTGATTGATTTGGAAAAGAAATTAAAATGA
- a CDS encoding PIN domain-containing protein, with the protein MIEEIFADTSGFVALGNEDDSFHAQADKILSLLFPFKFITTNYVIAETITHLLFDTHHKNAVAFGEMLFSSKNIEIIYIDTDIEAKAWYLFKKYSDKDFSFVDCTSFVVMQNRSIKRVFSCDKHFEQMRFENLLKTKLKS; encoded by the coding sequence ATGATCGAAGAAATCTTTGCAGATACGAGCGGTTTTGTGGCACTTGGTAATGAAGATGATAGTTTTCACGCACAAGCCGATAAAATATTATCTTTACTGTTCCCATTCAAGTTTATAACAACGAATTATGTAATCGCCGAGACTATAACACACTTATTGTTTGACACACACCATAAGAATGCTGTTGCATTTGGAGAAATGCTTTTTTCTTCTAAGAATATCGAGATTATTTATATCGATACAGATATTGAGGCGAAAGCATGGTATTTGTTTAAAAAATACTCCGACAAAGATTTTTCTTTTGTTGATTGTACTTCGTTCGTTGTTATGCAGAATCGTTCTATCAAAAGGGTTTTTTCTTGCGATAAGCATTTTGAACAAATGAGGTTTGAGAATCTTTTAAAAACCAAATTAAAAAGTTAA